A section of the Babylonia areolata isolate BAREFJ2019XMU chromosome 1, ASM4173473v1, whole genome shotgun sequence genome encodes:
- the LOC143284896 gene encoding uncharacterized protein LOC143284896 isoform X1, producing the protein MSSMKAVLFAFLSLCSGPLFVAGSTDDSPNNCFSSAVFQSHMNACFEEHGLPRFKFPGKEAWHDVNYIRLMTLTRIRFVVAGSCSDESQQQIIDGYRCYHSASRDCIARQRALATSETSSVLLEDLEQYMPDPDLIEELVHDACDVQGVNLHCLLSKALAESYSCMLGKLTEILPLLKADDQTFSENKIRKDIKLALCRIYLGLQHCAADGVEQCSHSTASYANALFSRLTPPACRSDDQGKQAGQGKRTHHHDDI; encoded by the exons ATGTCTTCCATGAAAGCGGTGCTGTTTGCTTTTCTGT CGCTTTGCAGCGGTCCACTCTTCGTGGCTGGTAGCACTGATGACAGCCCAAATAACTGCTTCAGTTCTGCCGTCTTCCAGTCTCACATGAACGCGTGTTTTGAAGAGCACGGGTTGCCACGCTTCAAGTTTCCCGGGAAAGAGGCTTGGCACGATGTCAACTACATCCGCCTCATGACGTTAACTCGAATCCGCTTCGTAGTCGCTGGGTCCTGCAG CGACGAGTCTCAGCAGCAGATTATAGACGGTTACCGCTGCTACCACAGCGCATCTCGAGATTGCATTGCCCGACAGCGTGCCCTAGCCACCAGCGAGACAAGCAGTGTCTTGCTTGAGGACTTGGAACAGTACATGCCAGACCCCGACCTCATTGAGGAGCTTGTCCACGATGCCTGTGATGTCCAAG gGGTTAACTTGCACTGTTTGCTGTCCAAGGCCCTAGCTGAAAGCTATTCATGTATGCTTGGCAAATTAACGGAAATATTGCCACTTTTGAAAGCAGATGACCAGACCTTCAGTGAAAACAAAATTCGCAAGGACATCAAACTTGCTCTCTGCAG gatttaCTTGGGTCTCCAACACTGCGCTGCAGATGGTGTGGAACAATGTTCCCATTCCACAGCGTCATATGCTAATGCCCTGTTCAGCAGGCTGACACCTCCAGCTTGTCGCAGTGATG ACCAAGGCAAGCAGGCCGGCCAAGGAAAGCGAACACACCACCATGATGATATCTAA
- the LOC143284896 gene encoding uncharacterized protein LOC143284896 isoform X2 has product MNACFEEHGLPRFKFPGKEAWHDVNYIRLMTLTRIRFVVAGSCSDESQQQIIDGYRCYHSASRDCIARQRALATSETSSVLLEDLEQYMPDPDLIEELVHDACDVQGVNLHCLLSKALAESYSCMLGKLTEILPLLKADDQTFSENKIRKDIKLALCRIYLGLQHCAADGVEQCSHSTASYANALFSRLTPPACRSDDQGKQAGQGKRTHHHDDI; this is encoded by the exons ATGAACGCGTGTTTTGAAGAGCACGGGTTGCCACGCTTCAAGTTTCCCGGGAAAGAGGCTTGGCACGATGTCAACTACATCCGCCTCATGACGTTAACTCGAATCCGCTTCGTAGTCGCTGGGTCCTGCAG CGACGAGTCTCAGCAGCAGATTATAGACGGTTACCGCTGCTACCACAGCGCATCTCGAGATTGCATTGCCCGACAGCGTGCCCTAGCCACCAGCGAGACAAGCAGTGTCTTGCTTGAGGACTTGGAACAGTACATGCCAGACCCCGACCTCATTGAGGAGCTTGTCCACGATGCCTGTGATGTCCAAG gGGTTAACTTGCACTGTTTGCTGTCCAAGGCCCTAGCTGAAAGCTATTCATGTATGCTTGGCAAATTAACGGAAATATTGCCACTTTTGAAAGCAGATGACCAGACCTTCAGTGAAAACAAAATTCGCAAGGACATCAAACTTGCTCTCTGCAG gatttaCTTGGGTCTCCAACACTGCGCTGCAGATGGTGTGGAACAATGTTCCCATTCCACAGCGTCATATGCTAATGCCCTGTTCAGCAGGCTGACACCTCCAGCTTGTCGCAGTGATG ACCAAGGCAAGCAGGCCGGCCAAGGAAAGCGAACACACCACCATGATGATATCTAA